From a single Cotesia glomerata isolate CgM1 linkage group LG6, MPM_Cglom_v2.3, whole genome shotgun sequence genomic region:
- the LOC123266918 gene encoding tyrosine-protein phosphatase non-receptor type 9-like yields the protein MNSKSAILQNNSRRSSYDSVIKNIKLDTSASFVDGNNIPKKFMVIKKPASDFLYPNFWELIWKTDSRVIVRFDKGHYIRQKWLNSDSTLAYTVGQFTLWKKTITDKYYTQITLTVKNNKENKSRKITHYQYHEFPDQQTPFYSAQLISFWKIVNKKYEGTISSEQKESEMCPIVMYSATRFERLVSICAIDICLDQLTEEQPVSVSNTILDVKYQVSFESISTEKQAFIDKTVQHIKGAFLWKKEQDDSDPSNVSFRDRVRKYCLLFKRPSVF from the coding sequence atgaattctaAGAGCGCAATTTTGCAGAATAACTCCAGAAGATCGAGCTATGATTCAgtaatcaagaatattaaattagataCTTCTGCGAGTTTCGTTGATGGCAATAACATCCCAAAGAAGTTTATGGTCATCAAAAAACCAGCATCTGATTTTTTATATCCTAATTTTTGGGAATTGATATGGAAGACTGATAGCAGAGTGATAGTGCGATTTGACAAGGGTCATTACATAAGGCAAAAATGGCTGAATAGCGATTCAACCTTGGCGTACACTGTCGGACAATTCACTCTATGGAAGAAGACTATAACCGATAAATATTACACTCAGATAACCTTGACGGTGAAAAACAACAAAGAAAATAAGTCAAGGAAGATAACGCATTATCAATACCATGAATTTCCTGATCAACAGACACCTTTTTACTCTGCACAGCTGATATCTTTTTGGAAGATTGTGAACAAAAAGTATGAAGGCACAATTTCATCGGAACAAAAGGAAAGTGAAATGTGCCCAATTGTGATGTACAGCGCCACGCGGTTTGAAAGGTTGGTGTCGATTTGTGCGATTGACATCTGCTTGGACCAGTTGACAGAGGAGCAACCAGTTTCGGTGTCTAACACCATTTTGGATGTTAAGTATCAAGTGTCCTTTGAATCTATCAGCACGGAAAAACAAGCATTCATTGATAAAACCGTGCAGCATATCAAAGGCGCGTTCCTTTGGaagaaagaacaagatgacagcGACCCCAGTAATGTGTCTTTTAGAGATCGTGTTCGGAAGTATTGTTTACTTTTCAAACGACCATCTGTTTTTTGA
- the LOC123266914 gene encoding uncharacterized protein LOC123266914: protein MCNHLKDLDVLLKQLSGFNKYCIKSYVTKKLTSVGENYQSKIIGVDLKISEEKNPNEDRDLHVIIKIPPTVKNYREVFDLQLMFKKEIFMYNNILPAYKKFEIDNGVCDSELLNIAPTYYGSKLSSSKDIDLNDNALIVLENLRSWGYYTVDRRIGTDLNHSRLVIQAIAKFHSTGIAMKHKNAEEFEIIKDLSSEMKVKYPEDWSSVIENIFKLIASDVQMNKFLDSCIKLAELIRSNPQAEIPVEPWSTIIHGDFLIMNLLFRRSNNLKDSANIKFIDFQNYMFLNPLRELIFFLCTSTDQEVLNCHFDELVDLYYETLKNRLELFNFDSDSYTRDSFHKELVQNAQLEFLHCVVVLQILTLNFEKNDVDVENLTLLLKNSKIQENEIFLEKLRNLTSFYHQRGWYS, encoded by the coding sequence atgtGTAATCATTTGAAAGATCTAGACGTTTTGTTAAAACAGTTATCgggttttaataaatattgtattaaGAGTTatgtgacaaaaaaattaacatccgTTGGTGAAAATTATCAGAGCAAAATAATTGgcgttgatttaaaaattagtgaagaaaaaaatccaaatgaagATCGTGATctccatgtaattattaaaataccaCCAACAGTAAAAAACTATCGCGAAGTGTTTGATCTTCAGTTAATGttcaaaaaagaaatttttatgtataataaCATATTGCcggcttataaaaaattcgaaattgATAATGGTGTATGTGACAGTGAGTTGTTGAATATTGCTCCAACTTATTACGGCTCAAAATTAAGTTCTAGTAAAGATATTGATTTAAACGATAATGCATTAATTGTGTTGGAAAATTTGAGATCATGGGGTTATTATACAGTTGATCGGAGAATTGGTACTGATCTTAATCATTCGCGACTAGTAATACAAGCAATAGCTAAATTTCATTCCACTGGAATCGCAATGAAACATAAAAACGCCGAAGagtttgaaattataaagGATTTATCTTCAGAAATGAAAGTCAAGTATCCTGAAGATTGGAGCAGTGTCatcgaaaatattttcaagctGATTGCCAGTGATGtacaaatgaataaattcttagatTCGTGTATTAAATTAGCGGAGTTAATTAGATCAAATCCTCAGGCAGAAATTCCGGTTGAACCGTGGTCAACAATTATTCAtggagattttttaattatgaatttattattccGTCGATCAAACAATTTGAAAGATTCCgcaaatatcaaatttatagattttcaAAACTACATGTTTCTCAATCCGTTACGTGAACTCATATTTTTCCTTTGCACCAGTACTGATCAAGAAGTTTTGAATTGTCACTTCGATGAACTTGTAGATCTATACTATGAAACTCTTAAAAACAGACTTGAGTTGTTCAATTTCGATAGTGATTCGTACACGCGAGACAGCTTTCATAAAGAATTAGTTCAGAACGCTCAATTGGAATTTTTACATTGTGTTGTAGTGCTCCAAATACTGACTttgaattttgagaaaaatgaTGTGGATGTGGAAAACCTTACACTTCTTCTTAAGAATTCAAAAATacaagaaaatgaaattttccttgaaaaattaagaaatcttACTAGCTTTTATCATCAACGTGGGTGGTACAGctga
- the LOC123266917 gene encoding uncharacterized protein LOC123266917, whose product MIICETPTEKCYLGGCNKCPGVDELSNILLTCFENQEIENVTYKRWVSKPRCSLETFIQPTEEFIEKLCSELKVLLAHSFIAKEQAKFLKTSKETLKPNEYVIICDFAENYAFVVQNAASGFHWNNDQATVFPFKNFKNFVNLYYHEDDFDIPAEWHFFATAHGKGPCDGIGGILKRLAARASLQLAVDKQITTPIGLYEWTSDPDNLPNIIVKFSPEEDYNTALNDLNDRFTKTKPIVGTQQLHCVIPDKNGCLYVKKFSNSNEHRICKILKRQREH is encoded by the exons ATGATAATATGTGAGACTCCaacagaaaaatgttatttggGTGGATGTAACAAGTGTCCAGGGGTAGATGAGTTGAGTAACATTTTACTGACATGTTTTGAGAATCAGGAAATCGAGAATGTCACGTACAAGCGTTGGGTATCAAAACCAAGGTGCAGTTTAGAAACTTTTATACAGCCTAcagaagaatttattgaaaaactttGTAGTGAATTGAAAGTTCTTCTAGCTCACTCATTCATTGCAAAAGAACAAgctaagtttttaaaaacatcaaaggAAACACTAAAACCAAATGAATATGTCATTATTTGTGATTTTGCAGAGAATTATGCGTTCGTAGTACAAAATGCAGCATCTGGTTTTCACTGGAATAATGATCAGGCGACAGTTTTTCCg tttaaaaactttaaaaattttgttaatttgtaCTACCATGAAGATGATTTTGATATTCCTGctgaatggcatttttttgcaaCTGCCCATGGCAAAGGTCCGTGTGATGGAATTGGTGGTATCCTCAAACGACTTGCAGCAAGAGCAAGTCTCCAGCTTGCGGTAGATAAACAAATAACAACACCTATAGGACTTTACGAATGGACTTCTGATCCGGATAACTTGCCAAATATCATAGTCAAGTTTTCTCCAGAAGAAGACTATAATACAGCATTGAACGACTTGAATGACAGATTTACAAAAACGAAACCAATTGTAGGAACTCAACAACTACATTGTGTAATCCCCGACAAAAATGGTTGtttgtatgtaaaaaaattctcaaactcTAATGAACatagaatttgtaaaatattgaaacgCCAGAGAGAacattaa
- the LOC123267862 gene encoding uncharacterized protein LOC123267862 has protein sequence MKVTLGLSDNYLLCSSCRNKALKLVKEQTNTSNDTTVDASDHEDDSSDNNENSDGADSDSNTTATDLPLSSSFRSLSFNSEPKDSQSSSASQVSAATQLPSINDALRLLNQSPIPSKKLNDYQFLSNKINQTSDSLKKILLSTADEGSIDDDGENFRSLIEKLHDKFNDKETEKSLKIQILTLLPEKWGERRICKTMNTSRHLSRVAKKLVEEKGILSTPETKLGTTITDQILLKIANFYNDDEYSALMPGMKDFVSVRNDDGNRVHVQKRLVLSNLKELYQCFREINPAEKVGFSKFASLRPKHCVLAEASGTHTICVCTIHQNFKLTMLGNYPIY, from the exons ATGAAAGTCACGTTGGGATTaagtgataattatttattatgcagTTCGTGTCGAAACAAAGCTTTAAAATTGGTAAAGGAACAAACAAATACTAGTAATGATACTACCGTTGATGCAAGTGATCATGAAGATGATTCTAGTGATAACAATGAGAACAGTGATGGTGCTGACAGTGATAGTAACACAACTGCCACAGATCTCCCGTTGTCCTCATCATtcc gttCCTTGTCGTTTAATAGTGAACCCAAAGATTCACAATCAAGCTCGGCATCCCAAGTTAGTGCTGCAACTCAATTACCCAGTATAAACGATGCATTGCGACTATTAAATCAATCGCCAAttccttcaaaaaaattgaatgattatcaatttttgagtaataaaataaatcagacGTCTGacagcttgaaaaaaattttgctctcAACTGCTGACGAAGGATCAATTGATGACGATGGTGAAAATTTTCGTTCATTAATTGAAAAGCTGCACGATAAATTCAATGATAAAGAAACAGAAAAGTCTTTAAAGATACAAATCTTAACCTTGTTACCTGAAAAATGGGGTGAAAGACGTATTTGTAAAACTATGAATACATCAAGACATTTATCAAGAGTAGCAAAAAAGTTGGTTGAAGAAAAAGGTATACTTTCAACACCTGAAACAAAATTAG ggaCGACAATTACTGatcaaatattattgaaaattgcgAATTTTTACAACGATGATGAGTATAGTGCTTTGATGCCCGGCATGAAAGACTTTGTTTCAGTTCGAAATGATGATGGTAATCGGGTACACGTCCAAAAACGGCTTGTTCTGTCTAATTTAAAAGAACTTTACCAATGTTTCCGTGAAATAAACCCTGCAGagaaagttggattttcgaaatttgCTTCGTTACGGCCGAAACATTGTGTGTTAGCAGAAGCAAGTGGAACACATACTATCTGTGTATGTACTATCCATCAAAACTTTAAGTTGACGATGCTTGGTAATTAtccaatttattaa
- the LOC123266916 gene encoding uncharacterized protein LOC123266916, which yields MSKKRSRSRSRSRSRDKKRRKDEKIDKLQSQMDNLAETVKTLAESIKLLKNVSGEKIVTADSESEVIKDADKDGKNVVVEVDPPSQSGEQTPDQVEQVSIKEVASKILGMDQECTYKEAKYMSELNGTWSKWALEGLPEKNKKAILEAYNRKGEFYTEAPKLNLELGPLLTDIAKKRDQHFADTQNCIGTALSALGAAVSLLLEPPEEGLDEDLFTDYISHAGQILSDVFYQQSVARKSYITPQLNKNIKPLVDNMLSKEWLYGDDLKDKVKDMKEIEKACAEIKEKPPVKSAVKSRDQGNGRYPPANNRQVGYQQRRRVMRFRQKSSTTSQRPAKPASRSTNQSSSRK from the exons atgtctaaaaaacGATCCAGATCACGTTCAAGATCTCGTTCACGAGACAAGAAGCGTAGAAAGGATGAAAAGATTGACAAACTACAGTCTCAAATGGATAACCTAGCAGAGACTGTGAAAACATTGGCTGAAAGCataaaattgctaaaaaatgTATCTGGTGAAAAAATAGTTACAGCAGATTCAG AATCTGAGGTTATTAAAGATGCCGATAAAGACGGTAAAAATGTTGTCGTGGAAGTAGATCCACCCTCACAGTCAGGCGAGCAGACTCCAGATCAGGTTGAGCAAGTATCAATCAAAGAAGTCGCGAGCAAGATTCTTGGCATGGATCAGGAATGTACTTATAAAGAGGCAAAATACATGTCAGAGCTGAACGGCACATGGTCCAAGTGGGCCCTTGAAGGACTTCctgagaaaaacaaaaaagccATCCTGGAGGCTTATAACAGGAAAGGAGAATTTTATACCGAGGCccctaaattaaatttagaactAGGACCGTTATTGACTGATATTGCCAAGAAAAGAGACCAGCATTTTGCGGATACGCAAAATTGTATCGGTACAGCGCTGTCAGCACTAGGCGCTGCTGTCTCGCTGCTACTAGAACCGCCTGAGGAAGGACTAGACGAGGATCTATTCACCGACTATATAAGCCATGCAGGACAAATTTTATCAGATGTCTTTTACCAACAATCAGTGGCCAGGAAATCATATATTACACCACagcttaataaaaatattaagccGCTGGTGGATAATATGTTGTCTAAGGAATGGCTGTACGGCGATGATTTGAAAGACAAGGTAAAGGACATGAAGGAGATCGAAAAAGCATGTGCGGAGATTAAAGAAAAACCTCCAGTAAAATCAGCGGTCAAGTCTCGAGACCAGGGAAACGGGAGATACCCACCTGCGAACAATCGTCAGGTGGGTTATCAACAGAGACGTCGGGTAATGAGGTTCAGGCAGAAATCATCCACGACATCGCAACGTCCAGCAAAGCCAGCCTCTCGATCGACGAACCAGTCATCATCGAGGAAATAA